CCAAGAGCGTTCAGCAAGTAACGCAGCTGATCTATGCTGATACTCTTGGTGCAGTATTTACTACGACTATTTCTGCTGACACTCAGGTCAGTTGCCTACATGCCGTGAATAACCTTCGCTTCTTTCTGATTGGTCAATTTCTGGAGCTAAAATTTCACTCATCTTTGGGTAAACAAGCTGGGTCTGCCAAGCTCAGCACTTTTTCTAAAACCACTCTCATCTTGTAGCCACTCCGTATTATCTGCTGGATTTAAAAAGTGACGagtcattcatcatttttctcAGAGTTGTGTATTTCACTTTTCAAACTGCTCAGCAAAAACGCCAACTCTGAATCCTGCTATTTTTAATAACCAATTTCTCAGCCACTCTTCCTCTCCAAACATTGAATATTCAATCAGCTGCTAAATAATGGATTCATGGTATTTCTAATAACTCTTTTGTCAGTTTTGGACCAGAAACTGCTTCATCATACTGCTGACTTCATCTCAACCTTTTAATTCTCAATCTAAGCACAGCAATTAACACTACTTAATTTATGTAGCCATTATAAAGTGTATAACAAACAGGTCACAACTCATGCTTCATTATTTTATCCATATTTTACACCTCTATGCTGTACAGTCCATACCGGGCCTGAacctgttgttgctgtggcCCTGAGACACTGTAAGTGATATTGAGCTGTACAAATAAACCTGACTTGACTTGCCATTGGGACTTGGCCACAGCTTAGCACTGAGGCCAAGGTACACACAGATAAACGACACTGGCCCTGGGCCTGTGTGATGTAATCAAGCATCGACTACAGCTTGCAGACGTCATGGGGGagtcaattttttattttttttaattgccaCATCCATATAGCATCATCCTTTAGGTGGCCCTACAGTGTTTTGTGCTCCCGCAGCTGTACCTGAGTTTGTCAGCAATGAAGATGACCCTCCTCTCGAGCAGAATGGAGGCGAACACCTGCAGGAGTTTTCCGACACTGAGACACTGCAGCAGACTGTCGAAGTCTACATGCTCCAGTCTGGAATCCACTGGACGACACAAAGTCAGAACCTGGCAGAGCAAAGAGAGCACCTGGAGTCAGGCTAAGTGGAAATAACAGGGTTATAACTTGTTGTTTGCACTAGTTGTTCCACACTGACAGCTGGGTGAATGTCTGAAGTCTGGATGTTAAGGAAAAACAGACTCTTCAGACACAGCCATAGAAATGTGTCAATATTTGTTGTGTAAACTTAAGTCGGCTTCCACCTCACTGCTGAAAAAGAAAGTAGTgattttgcatttctttgtttactttttatGGGAAGGCCCATTACTTCACTTATTTTCAGTCTGTGAAGAGTAATGACTGAACTGATTATTGCTGACTATGTGTAGCTGTCCCAACATGAACCCTTCAAAGCTGAAATAGCTACCCCCTATTGTTTACACTGATAACCCTCCCATTCTGAGTCATACCAACTCTGCAGAGAGGAGTGGTTTGGAGGGACAAAACTACTAATTAACATTTcctcttttggtttgttttggttttacctCATTCCCAGAGCCTGGGAGGAAGCTCTTGACGGTAACTGTGCGTCCAGGAGCTGGAAACGGGGCCTCCATCACGCTTCGCATAAAAGGGTAAACCAACGCTGGAGAAATTTCCCTGCGCCTCTCAACCTCCTCCAGAATCTGCATTGAAAGAGTCAGACAAATCATGTCCTGAAGGAACCTGTGTTGATGAAACTCTCAAAACAATGGAGGCGAGATGCAGCTCTGCGTGTGAATGTAGCTTTCCTGCCAgctctattcacacacattgtttGTAAATTTCACTCAACCAGATGGAAAAGTGGGTGAGACGTGGCTACATGCttacaattttcttttttgaaaaacacacCCAGGGACTGCTCATGATTATCTTCTAGTGTAGCTTCATTCCATCCTAATACATACAAGGAGTTTCAAGGAAACTGCTTTGACGCACTTCAAGAGGATTAACACTGAACTTTGGCGAATCCAACTCCTTTCATCCTCCTATAATCGTCAGACACAAGGGAGCAGATGCATTGTATGGCTGCCTTACCTTTGCAAACAGGTTGAAACAGCCCAGTTTGCTGACAATACAGTGCACCTCAGGAAGCCTCTTCCCTTTTCCACTGGGCTGTAAAGAAACATGGTTTCATGTGTCAAAAAGCAGGTAACAACAGAGGTATCTATGACAGAAAACACTTGTGAAGCGcatcaaacaaactaaacagcaCAAACAGGAGCAGGACATGCTCATTTGCAgaagacagaaatgaatgagGAGTCTAAAGTCTAAACTCCATCCATGTTTATGATAGCAGCTGTGAGCTGCTACATCTacagacaaagcaaaacataaaactCTACATGCTGGCCGAACAGTCTACACTAGATATAAAgacagtgtgtatgtttacaATATTGAATATAAACAAACTACATAAAAAAGGCAGATATAGGCACATTTCAACCTAAAAAAATGCCTAAAAATCTAAAAGCAGCTTTCTTTGTGaggcaaaagaaaaaggggggaatTATGAAATTCTTTTTGCTCTCTGTCATTGATTCAGAAGTGGTTTATGGTCTGCGATTCACATATACTGATTCACATCCCCTCAGAGACGTTGAGTAAGCACATGGCGGGCTCCCATGtcaacacacacgcaaaaacacacaaacacatattcacTCAAGACAAAAGATGGTGATGAttcagccagacacacacacacgcacacgcacacacacacactcaccaagATCTTACGGCAGTAACAAAACCAGCGGCTGCCGTCCTCTCCGGTCAGGACAAAGGAGAAGGTCTCGCTGTAAAGACAACATCAGTACACAAGAGACgatatttaaatgatttcacTCTTCACCGCCTTAAAACATGCAACCATAATTGCATAACGCCCACAATTTCTTGtataaaaactgaattaaagagATTTCTTCAGGGAACtatgtcattaaaaaaacaaaacaatataaacaatgCAGCTGATTAATGTTTGGTCTGTTGAGTTTATGGAGATATAATATATAGACACTAGGTAAATAAACAGGTATGTTTTACGTTTACTTGCGCCACCACAGATAAGTGTTCCAAACATAGTGAGGCAGTGGAAGTTGAGATCATAACCCACATTACAACAATAAACCATACCGGttaggaaaaaaagagagaatgctCAATGCCCCATAGCAGTCAGAGATTTAATTAGATCAGCTGAAACTTTAATTATCCCTGTGGGGAATTTGAGTTGTTGCAGCAGCAATTTATGGGCCACAGCTGACAGCTCATgacataaatagaaaaagaggaaatgggGGTATTAACCATATTATAACTGATAATTAGGTTGCAAGAAATTAActaaatatgaaagaaaagtaTGACAATATTTGTTAGAAAACAAGAAAGGTGTTGATatagacaaagaaaacacacaaaagaaatggAGGATGGAGAAAAAAGTACAGTGTCATGTTACCATTCTTCCACTGTCATGGCCTTTGGGATGCAGTTACGTCTGTATACATTTAGCATGCTATTAAAACATTACTGTAGTGCATGTGCAGACCTTGGTGCGTGTGCAGAGGGCTTCCAGTCCTGTGAGTCGGGGAAGCAGAACTTGGGAATGACCTTCAGCTGATCCTCAGCCTCTCTGGAGAGCCGGGATGACTTCTCAAACTGAAACAGAGGGACACCAGTTACAGCAGTGATCCTTCAAATGACTTCCTTGTAGGTGAAATCAGTGATTGTTTAATTGCATAATAATACATTCAGAAAGTATAGGAAATGAGTCTTAAATTAAGAAATTACTTATGCGTTAAATTAACTCGTATTTAATATCTCTACATAGATTGTTGTAAAACACAGCCACTTAGTGTCTTCCCatataaagacacaaaacaaaagcttcCCTAAAAATTGCCAAATTTTAACATGGCAATATTTTAAAGTGGCAAAACTGTGAATTAAATTTCCTATGAAACGACAAAAACTTGTTTACATGAAAGCTCTCAATTTCCAAATACCCAGGAAGTTCCCCTTTAGAGGGTTCCTCATCATCTAAGATCAGAATCATCTTCATTTAATTTTACCAAACAAGATTATATTTTGGACAAGAAATGATCTTAATTCACTGAATACCATTCATTCATAGCACTATGATCAAAGTACTCTTATGTCCTTTGCCTAGAAGAAGGGTGGGGTCATATTAAAGGCTCCTTCTAACCATTTTAGGGAACTGCTGCGTGATTTCTGGGGAGTATGTGTTTCCTGGAGAGCCTTTTCTCAGTGACACCACCACGAAGATCTggaaaagctgctgctgctgcagctggatcaAGTCTCTCTCCAGGGTGCGGTAGCCTGGCCGGCGTTTCAGTGTAGACTGGATGTAAACTGATCTCCTGGAGCCAGCTAGACACCACACAAGGAGACAACATTGTAATACTCTTCTTGGGACATAACCCATCCAGCACAATGAAGCAACATAAGGAattttaaatatcaatattCAGTGAAGTTGTAAGAAGTTAACTCTGATTACACAGTATCCAAAACAATGGACATGGATAACTGCTCATCTGTATCTCACAGCAGTGGTATGATTTCCCATAAGCCTCAGTTGTAACTCTTGCAAAAGAGATGTACTTTTGACTTTTCTGATGAGGATCAACAAAAGTCACAGTTGCCAAGCGTGGCTTTAGGGATGACAACACCTGTCCAGACAGATATATCTTCACAAATACTCTATTGGAGAGATTGCCATAAAACTATGAAATTGATCCCCTCTCAATATTCCAGAGCACATGTCAGCATTTTCTGACCAACAGCCTAAAACACAGATTTCAAATGTCATaaaacagagaagcagagcAGATCCTGAAACCAGCGAGTGCTTGGCACTTTTGATAAACGACTGAAACAATTCATCAAATTTTCAGACGACATTGTTTCTGCGCTAGTCTTGACGTCTCtgttgtgtataatcacctgcgCTATGTTATGTGTCATTTCACTGAACAGAAATATGTCACTTGGCTCCattgacagacactgaagtctgACAATAACTTCCCTGGCGCTTATGAAGTCTTCAGAGATGCTCgaattttcttccttttttagaTGCAGCCCTGTTTATACTTAGGACTTTGACTTATAAAACTGGGATCTAAACTAAACTTTACCAAAAGACCTGACCTGACATGAAAGGGGACACAACAGACTTATTAACTTTACGGCGATACCTTTGCTGTTGTCCTCAGGGTCGCTCTCTGTCCCGCTGGTCTCCTCTGTTGATAagaattagagagagagattatgGAGAAGCCGAGGAATGGAAGAGACATGAGGAGCCATAATCAGATGCAGACAGTCAGCCTTTGTTTCATAATCAGCGGCTTCGCCTACTGCAGCTGGCCTTGTGTGTATCATCAAAAGCTGGGTATTTCCACCAAGAGGCTCAACTTAATCTTATTGAAGTGCTGATGTGGGTGACATTTGGGCATCTGTGacaatgtgtgtgcgtgtgtgtgtgtgtgtgtgttacctcgcACTGCGACTCCCTGGttcttcactctcttcctccctcgctTGTCATCAAAGATGGTCTCAATCTTGTTGACGTACTGTGGagtagaacacacacaggtacttGTCAGCCCCGTAATTTCACAGCCATTATAGAATCATGATTACAGGGAATCATGATAGAACAGCCACTAAGTACATAATTATATTATAgattttcagcatttttctaCCCTTACATTCCTGCATTCTTTTGTTAATATCCTGAAAGAACACAGATGAATATTTGCTCGTGGACTCAAGTCAACTGAGGCCCCGCATTAGTACGCCAGAGACTCAACACAGAGACAAGCAGGAAGCTGAAACTTATCTTTAAGAGGACACGCAAAGCACAGCCAGCTGCAGAGGCAAACTTgaatgacagtgtaaagaatgcaACTGAAACGCACGGACAAAGATAATGGTACTGTTGTtaagcagaaaaacacataatGAGGTATCATCATGTCTGTGCCCATTTTCGTCGTTTTAACATCATTGTCAAAGACGTGAGGTGAAAGAAGGCACGTTTActaaatgttatgttttattagtagtatttattctaaaaaatgtgttatttcaaagttacataatggaaaataaacagatcaAAAATGACACGGTGTAAAAATACCATCAAAAAATAAACCGGATTTGCATTTGTCGAAACCTGCTGGCAGAGACAGTCAAAGTGTCACGTACGTTTTGAAGCTTGAATCCTTTTCTAGTCACCTTTACAGATAAATGTCAGTATCAGTGATATTACTGTACCTTATCGTCAAAGTTTCTGCCCAGTGTCCCCACTCCTTCCACTGCCATCAGTCATATGTTTCGAATGAATGTGTTATGTTCAGAATTC
The sequence above is drawn from the Larimichthys crocea isolate SSNF chromosome XV, L_crocea_2.0, whole genome shotgun sequence genome and encodes:
- the dennd2c gene encoding DENN domain-containing protein 2C isoform X3 is translated as MAVEGVGTLGRNFDDKYVNKIETIFDDKRGRKRVKNQGVAVREETSGTESDPEDNSKAGSRRSVYIQSTLKRRPGYRTLERDLIQLQQQQLFQIFVVVSLRKGSPGNTYSPEITQQFPKMFEKSSRLSREAEDQLKVIPKFCFPDSQDWKPSAHAPSETFSFVLTGEDGSRWFCYCRKILPSGKGKRLPEVHCIVSKLGCFNLFAKILEEVERRREISPALVYPFMRSVMEAPFPAPGRTVTVKSFLPGSGNEVLTLCRPVDSRLEHVDFDSLLQCLSVGKLLQVFASILLERRVIFIADKLSVLSRCGHAVLALLYPFTWQHTFVPVLPASMLDISCSPTPFLIGVLSPCLPQLLELPIEEVLIVDLCADKFVVQLGDEDCILPSKLQAALQQILEEREEILSQEDGDKCGGQQADLSSLVSEGFVRFFVELVGHYPLHMIESSNGSRELQRDSFRKSHPSRGVRQFLQLFMDTQMFAGFIQDKELRKGGGRGLFEVRVTEYLESYPEPEPSGVNKFLKGLGNKMKLLQIK